Proteins found in one Promicromonospora sukumoe genomic segment:
- a CDS encoding NADPH-dependent oxidoreductase: MTAIDAFPVTTPTETAPAPPARAAARSVRAPRAHQHDPLHDAVRDEAHGSTHDPSLDHGSPEHAGRLAAARAQVAARYGVSPRRADTAAPQVSATVAAAADLPRSVLDVQLGHRSVRRFLPGPLAPSVLPTLVAAAQSAPTTSNLQLWSVVAITDTARLARVAELSGQQEHVRDAPLLLVWVADVARVRTLAERRNTAVHATGYLETTVTAYLDAALAAQNAMVAAESLGLGTVYLGGVRDRPEALAAELRLPRGTAPVVGLVVGRPDPAARPGRVKPRLPQAVVLHHETYDTARQLRPLAAYERRMTDFYREEGMDGGWIGRTLTRLRGPGSLRGRERLRSALATLGLPSW; the protein is encoded by the coding sequence ATGACAGCCATCGACGCCTTTCCGGTCACTACCCCGACCGAGACCGCTCCCGCACCCCCGGCCCGCGCGGCGGCCCGGTCCGTCCGCGCACCGCGGGCGCACCAGCACGACCCCCTGCACGACGCCGTGCGCGACGAAGCGCACGGCTCCACGCACGACCCCTCCCTCGACCACGGCTCACCCGAGCACGCCGGCCGGCTCGCCGCCGCGCGCGCCCAGGTGGCCGCCCGCTACGGCGTGAGCCCGCGACGAGCCGACACCGCAGCGCCGCAGGTGTCCGCCACCGTCGCCGCCGCGGCCGACCTCCCGCGGTCCGTGCTGGACGTCCAGCTCGGGCACCGCTCGGTCCGGCGCTTCCTGCCCGGGCCGCTCGCGCCGTCCGTGCTGCCCACCCTCGTGGCGGCCGCCCAGTCCGCGCCGACGACGTCGAACCTCCAGCTCTGGAGCGTCGTCGCGATCACCGACACGGCGCGCCTGGCGCGCGTCGCCGAGCTGTCGGGTCAGCAGGAGCACGTGCGCGACGCGCCCCTGCTGCTTGTCTGGGTCGCCGACGTCGCCCGCGTGCGCACCCTCGCCGAGCGGCGGAACACGGCCGTCCACGCGACCGGGTACCTGGAGACCACGGTCACCGCGTACCTCGACGCGGCGCTCGCGGCGCAGAACGCCATGGTCGCCGCCGAGTCGCTCGGGCTCGGCACGGTCTACCTCGGCGGGGTCCGCGACCGGCCCGAGGCGCTCGCGGCCGAGCTGCGGCTGCCGCGCGGCACGGCGCCCGTCGTGGGCCTCGTCGTCGGCCGCCCCGACCCGGCGGCGCGTCCCGGGCGGGTCAAGCCGCGGCTGCCGCAGGCCGTGGTGCTGCACCACGAGACCTACGACACGGCGCGGCAGCTCCGGCCGCTGGCCGCCTACGAGCGGCGGATGACCGACTTCTACCGCGAGGAGGGCATGGACGGCGGCTGGATCGGTCGCACGCTGACCCGGCTGCGCGGGCCGGGGTCGCTGCGCGGCCGGGAGCGACTGCGGTCGGCACTGGCCACGCTGGGGCTGCCGTCCTGGTAA
- a CDS encoding flavin reductase family protein, whose product MTAENIDLSALEELLAQQDEPQLSPDEFKTVFRNHPAGVAVVALLHEGRPVGFTATSVISVSAAPPLLAFSLASTSSSWPAISEASTLAVSFLADHQDHVSARFATSGIDRFADGGWSPLPTGEPVIDGAVSWFRARVVQRTPIGDSYLVSLRALASSLTERGGQPDASPLVYKNRAYHRIGDDTAI is encoded by the coding sequence ATGACCGCCGAGAACATCGATCTGTCCGCCCTGGAGGAGCTCTTGGCCCAGCAGGACGAGCCCCAGCTCAGCCCCGACGAGTTCAAGACCGTCTTCCGCAACCACCCCGCCGGGGTCGCCGTCGTCGCCCTGCTGCACGAGGGCCGACCCGTCGGCTTCACGGCGACGTCGGTCATCTCGGTCTCCGCGGCGCCCCCGCTGCTGGCGTTCTCGCTCGCCTCGACGTCCTCGTCGTGGCCCGCGATCTCCGAGGCCAGCACGCTGGCGGTCAGCTTCCTCGCCGACCACCAGGACCACGTCTCGGCGCGCTTCGCCACCAGCGGCATCGACCGCTTCGCCGACGGCGGCTGGTCACCCCTGCCCACCGGGGAGCCCGTGATCGACGGCGCCGTCTCGTGGTTCCGGGCGCGCGTCGTGCAGCGCACCCCGATCGGCGACAGCTACCTCGTCTCGCTGCGGGCGCTGGCCTCCAGCCTCACCGAGCGCGGCGGGCAGCCGGACGCCTCGCCGCTGGTCTACAAGAACCGCGCGTACCACCGCATCGGCGACGACACGGCGATCTGA
- a CDS encoding NAD(P)H-dependent oxidoreductase produces the protein MTSPNAPTTTESAPTVVVVSGNPRPGSRTLGAAEAAAQRIAAHLGIDDVATIDLATFAAEILAPEHPAADAAKERLAGATVAVIATPVYKAAYTGLLKSFLDLYGNDGLAGVVAVPLVVSGNPGHALAGEVHLRPVLVELGAVVPARSLTVTEGQLADLDGVIEAWLDRGGEALRRAVVPALVAAGVGEVVR, from the coding sequence ATGACCTCACCGAACGCACCGACCACCACCGAGTCCGCACCCACCGTCGTGGTCGTCTCCGGCAACCCGCGGCCCGGGTCGCGCACCCTGGGCGCCGCCGAGGCGGCCGCGCAGCGGATCGCCGCGCACCTGGGCATCGACGACGTCGCGACGATCGACCTGGCCACGTTCGCCGCGGAGATCCTCGCGCCCGAGCACCCGGCGGCCGACGCCGCGAAGGAGCGCCTCGCCGGCGCCACCGTCGCCGTGATCGCCACCCCCGTCTACAAGGCGGCCTACACCGGGCTGCTCAAGTCCTTCCTGGACCTGTACGGCAACGACGGCCTCGCCGGCGTCGTCGCCGTGCCGCTCGTGGTCTCCGGCAACCCGGGGCACGCACTCGCGGGCGAGGTGCACCTGCGGCCCGTGCTCGTCGAGCTCGGCGCCGTGGTGCCGGCCCGCTCGCTGACCGTCACCGAGGGGCAGCTCGCCGACCTGGACGGCGTGATCGAGGCCTGGCTGGACCGGGGTGGTGAGGCGCTGCGGCGGGCCGTGGTGCCGGCGCTTGTTGCTGCCGGTGTCGGGGAGGTCGTGCGATGA
- a CDS encoding aminotransferase-like domain-containing protein, translating into MTLTDPTAPDAPAATAPLVPSALARGLTVPKGFGDQSLLSPRPDAIRLLGGIPDPSALPLAELRESLGEVWDAGGAAAALQYSGSHGFEGLRGWIAEREGVNPRRILITNGGMHGLSLTVQALVERGGRVAVDNPAYPLFLRTLELVGAETLPVPVEADGLDVEHLARRLAEGERIAAVYTVPDFHNPSQGTLSAAKRAALVELAERYGFVVIADDPYRELRFAGTDQGRRVFFDSDHVVHVNTFTKTLGPGLRLGWLVLPDHLVDPFLRLRNRQDSHSSTFVQTLVEHLLVSRPGWFDTTLAAARELYRHRAELLVAELEAQLPGQLEATVPEGGFFLWPCLADDAVDAAALHARASAEGIDYQQGEFFVTGPGTDSARRLRLAYGDRTDDELRTAVERLARAFG; encoded by the coding sequence ATGACGCTCACCGACCCGACCGCCCCGGACGCGCCGGCCGCCACCGCGCCGCTGGTCCCGTCCGCCCTGGCCCGGGGCCTGACGGTGCCGAAGGGCTTCGGCGACCAGAGCCTGCTGTCGCCGCGCCCCGACGCGATCCGCCTGCTCGGCGGCATCCCCGACCCGTCGGCGCTGCCCCTGGCCGAGCTGCGCGAGTCGCTCGGCGAGGTCTGGGACGCCGGCGGGGCCGCCGCCGCGCTGCAGTACTCCGGCTCGCACGGCTTCGAGGGCCTGCGCGGCTGGATCGCCGAGCGGGAGGGCGTAAACCCGCGCCGGATCCTGATCACGAACGGCGGCATGCACGGCCTGTCGCTGACGGTGCAGGCGCTGGTCGAGCGCGGCGGCCGGGTCGCCGTCGACAATCCCGCGTACCCGCTGTTCCTGCGCACTCTGGAGCTCGTCGGCGCCGAGACGCTGCCGGTGCCGGTCGAGGCGGACGGGCTCGACGTCGAGCACCTGGCCCGGCGTCTGGCCGAGGGCGAGCGGATCGCCGCCGTCTACACCGTGCCCGACTTCCACAACCCGTCGCAGGGCACGCTGTCGGCGGCCAAGCGCGCCGCGCTCGTCGAGCTGGCGGAGCGGTACGGGTTCGTGGTGATCGCCGACGACCCGTACCGCGAGCTGCGGTTCGCGGGCACCGACCAGGGCCGGCGCGTGTTCTTCGACTCCGACCACGTGGTGCACGTCAACACGTTCACCAAGACGCTCGGCCCGGGCCTGCGCCTGGGCTGGCTCGTGCTGCCCGACCACCTCGTCGACCCGTTCCTGCGGCTGCGCAACCGCCAGGACTCACACTCCTCGACGTTCGTGCAGACCCTCGTGGAGCACCTGCTGGTCAGCCGCCCCGGCTGGTTCGACACGACGCTCGCCGCGGCCCGCGAGCTGTACCGGCACCGCGCGGAGCTGCTGGTCGCGGAGCTGGAGGCCCAGCTCCCCGGCCAGCTGGAGGCCACCGTGCCGGAGGGCGGGTTCTTCCTCTGGCCGTGCCTCGCCGACGACGCCGTGGACGCCGCCGCGCTGCACGCCCGGGCGAGCGCCGAGGGAATCGACTACCAGCAGGGCGAGTTCTTCGTGACGGGACCCGGCACGGACTCCGCGCGCCGCCTGCGCCTGGCGTACGGCGACCGCACGGACGACGAGCTGCGCACCGCCGTCGAGCGGCTGGCGCGCGCCTTCGGCTGA
- a CDS encoding FAD-binding oxidoreductase has product MSTTTPPAAAPEAPGTPEAPGAQETTPSPLLTALRTHLAPADVLTAPDAVEPYRSDVTGLRDTRPPAVVVVPRTVEQVQEVARAASAHGVPLVVRGAGTGLAGGAAAPADGIVLSTEGLAGIRIDADDHVAVVGPGAITDHVDLAAREHGLMYAPDPASSQISTIGGNIATNAGGLRCVKYGVTRESVLALDVVLADGTLLRTGHRSVKGVVGYDLVSLIVGSEGTLGIVVGATLRLLPAPTAVRTLVASVPTLPDAGRAVGVVTGSGVRPSTVELLNAATLENIDAHSGTDLVARHGGGLVLVRTDGPGADAEIALLADALSAAGLDAQVLDDAEGERYYELRRTGRGHRADLWSVGEDVAVPRSALVPVLEAIEEIGRRFDVDVTAVAHAGDGNLHPGLSVPKQPGETAPPARLHEAADALVRAALAHGGTLSGEHGVGIAKRHWLADELGAEQIALQRAIKAVLDPAGILAPGGFLADVPVDDVPFAADGTAVP; this is encoded by the coding sequence ATGTCGACCACCACGCCGCCCGCCGCCGCGCCCGAAGCACCCGGAACCCCCGAGGCCCCCGGAGCACAAGAGACAACCCCGTCCCCGCTCCTCACCGCCCTGCGCACCCACCTCGCCCCGGCCGACGTGCTCACCGCCCCCGACGCCGTCGAGCCCTACCGGTCCGACGTCACGGGCCTGCGCGACACCCGCCCACCGGCCGTCGTCGTCGTGCCGCGCACCGTGGAGCAGGTGCAGGAGGTGGCGCGGGCGGCGTCCGCGCACGGCGTGCCGCTCGTGGTGCGCGGCGCGGGCACGGGGCTGGCGGGCGGGGCGGCGGCGCCGGCCGACGGCATCGTGCTGTCCACCGAGGGGCTGGCCGGCATCCGGATCGACGCCGACGACCACGTCGCCGTCGTCGGCCCGGGCGCGATCACCGACCACGTCGACCTCGCCGCGCGCGAGCACGGGCTGATGTACGCCCCGGACCCCGCGTCATCCCAGATCTCGACGATCGGCGGCAACATCGCGACCAACGCGGGCGGGCTGCGCTGCGTCAAGTACGGCGTGACCCGCGAGTCCGTGCTGGCGCTGGACGTGGTGCTCGCGGACGGCACGCTGCTGCGCACGGGGCACCGCAGCGTCAAGGGCGTGGTCGGCTACGACCTGGTGAGCCTGATCGTGGGCAGCGAGGGCACGCTCGGCATCGTCGTCGGCGCCACGCTGCGCCTCCTGCCGGCCCCCACCGCGGTGCGCACCCTGGTCGCCTCCGTGCCCACCCTGCCCGACGCCGGGCGCGCCGTCGGCGTCGTGACCGGCTCCGGCGTGCGGCCCTCGACGGTCGAGCTGCTCAACGCCGCGACCCTGGAGAACATCGACGCCCACAGCGGCACCGACCTCGTGGCGCGGCACGGCGGCGGGCTCGTGCTCGTCCGGACGGACGGTCCGGGCGCCGACGCCGAGATCGCGCTGCTCGCCGACGCGCTGTCGGCCGCGGGCCTGGACGCCCAGGTGCTCGACGACGCCGAGGGCGAGCGGTACTACGAGCTGCGCCGCACGGGCCGCGGCCACCGCGCCGACCTGTGGTCGGTCGGCGAGGACGTGGCGGTGCCGCGGTCCGCGCTGGTGCCCGTGCTGGAGGCGATCGAGGAGATCGGCCGGCGGTTCGACGTCGACGTGACCGCCGTCGCGCACGCCGGCGACGGCAACCTGCACCCGGGCCTGAGCGTGCCCAAGCAGCCGGGCGAGACCGCCCCGCCCGCCCGGCTGCACGAGGCCGCGGACGCACTGGTCCGCGCCGCGCTCGCGCACGGTGGCACGCTCAGCGGGGAGCACGGCGTCGGCATCGCCAAACGGCACTGGCTCGCCGACGAGCTCGGCGCCGAGCAGATCGCCCTGCAGCGCGCGATCAAGGCCGTCCTCGATCCGGCGGGCATCCTCGCGCCGGGCGGCTTCCTCGCGGACGTGCCGGTCGACGACGTGCCGTTCGCCGCCGACGGCACCGCCGTGCCCTGA
- a CDS encoding ABC transporter substrate-binding protein — MSTTSSGRPAGRPGRSPRAASAARAASAARAARATTPARAALGALATVTLAAGCAAGSPAAAGGGTGEPQDGGDIVFLIDSLGDTWIPNNSSISSFQGHIWGHVTDKLVYVDAEGEVSPWVAESWEQNDDATQFTLHLKDGVTFSDGAPVDAEAVVENLDTWAFGAPDAGINPVGLFPKTYDHAEAVDETTVEVHFDAPTLGFVPTLGYHGSILISPETLALPAEDQADLSNDVGSGPFVVESWKEGDSVVLTKREDYDWGPEAVGHTGPAYLDTITYKLVAESSTRTGAVQSGQADVAYNATPQELDSFKDQGFTVDVPRYLGFVNGYRLNTQVAPFDDPAVRQAFQHGIDRDEILSTVYTEDWSAAETLIQSNVPEATDHSDAFAYDPELAASALDDAGWKEGADGVRTKDGEPLELTLYPNPYLATSKAIDELVAQQLGELGFSVDIQAYDVVTFGERVSGNASLSNYEVTRSFIDVGTVASILTDAENGEDWFGLGQSDPRTNELRDAVAQATDLDERAKVVDELQEHLLEEAYFAPVTQIVQRIYVSNPKLHDITYNGVAYASYYTAWLES, encoded by the coding sequence ATGAGCACCACGTCTTCCGGCCGCCCGGCAGGCCGCCCCGGGCGTTCGCCCCGGGCCGCCTCGGCAGCCCGGGCCGCCTCGGCAGCCCGGGCCGCCCGCGCCACCACACCGGCCCGCGCCGCCCTCGGCGCCCTCGCCACCGTCACGCTCGCGGCGGGCTGCGCCGCCGGCAGCCCGGCCGCGGCGGGCGGGGGCACCGGCGAGCCGCAGGACGGCGGCGACATCGTCTTCCTCATCGACTCGCTCGGCGACACCTGGATCCCCAACAACAGCTCGATCTCCAGCTTCCAGGGGCACATCTGGGGCCACGTCACCGACAAGCTCGTCTATGTCGACGCCGAGGGCGAGGTCAGCCCCTGGGTCGCCGAGAGCTGGGAGCAGAACGACGACGCCACCCAGTTCACGCTGCATCTCAAGGACGGCGTGACCTTCTCGGACGGCGCCCCCGTCGACGCAGAGGCCGTCGTCGAGAACCTGGACACCTGGGCGTTCGGCGCCCCGGACGCGGGCATCAACCCCGTCGGCCTGTTCCCCAAGACGTACGACCACGCGGAGGCCGTCGACGAGACCACCGTCGAGGTGCACTTCGACGCCCCGACCCTCGGGTTCGTGCCCACGCTCGGCTACCACGGCTCGATCCTGATCTCCCCGGAGACGCTCGCCCTGCCCGCCGAGGACCAGGCCGACCTGTCCAACGACGTCGGCTCCGGCCCGTTCGTCGTCGAGTCCTGGAAGGAGGGCGACAGCGTGGTCCTGACCAAGCGCGAGGACTACGACTGGGGCCCCGAGGCCGTGGGCCACACCGGCCCCGCCTACCTCGACACGATCACGTACAAGCTGGTCGCCGAGTCCTCGACCCGTACGGGAGCGGTCCAGTCCGGCCAGGCCGACGTCGCCTACAACGCCACGCCGCAGGAGCTCGACTCCTTCAAGGACCAGGGCTTCACGGTCGACGTGCCGCGCTACCTCGGCTTCGTCAACGGCTACCGGCTCAACACGCAGGTCGCGCCGTTCGACGACCCGGCGGTGCGCCAGGCGTTCCAGCACGGCATCGACCGCGACGAGATCCTCTCGACCGTCTACACCGAGGACTGGTCCGCGGCCGAGACGCTCATCCAGAGCAACGTCCCCGAGGCCACCGACCACTCCGACGCGTTCGCCTACGACCCCGAGCTCGCCGCGTCCGCGCTCGACGACGCCGGCTGGAAGGAGGGCGCCGACGGCGTCCGCACCAAGGACGGCGAGCCGCTCGAGCTCACGCTCTACCCCAACCCGTACCTCGCCACGTCCAAGGCCATCGACGAGCTCGTGGCCCAGCAGCTCGGCGAGCTCGGCTTCTCCGTCGACATCCAGGCGTACGACGTCGTCACCTTCGGCGAGCGGGTCTCCGGCAACGCGTCGCTGTCCAACTACGAGGTCACGCGCAGCTTCATCGACGTCGGCACGGTCGCCAGCATCCTGACCGACGCCGAGAACGGCGAGGACTGGTTCGGCCTGGGCCAGAGCGACCCGCGGACCAACGAGCTGCGCGACGCCGTGGCGCAGGCCACCGACCTGGACGAGCGCGCGAAGGTCGTCGACGAGCTGCAGGAGCACCTCCTGGAGGAGGCCTACTTCGCGCCCGTCACCCAGATCGTCCAGCGCATCTACGTGAGCAACCCGAAGCTCCACGACATCACGTACAACGGCGTCGCCTACGCCAGCTACTACACGGCCTGGCTCGAGAGCTGA
- a CDS encoding ABC transporter permease yields the protein MNASYLRFAGRRLLQAVVVVLLAYVFTFVVISVLPGDPVTNTLRNPENGFTEEEIARIVAYYGLDQPVAVQLWQSLSHFVVGDLGVSLRSNLPVTRLIAEVVPSTLALAASALAMALVLAFAIAYGTQHLPRRYGQGVLRAFPSLFLSVPAFVVGLLLIQVFAFQLGLFRVIEPDSAWATFFAAVALGIPVSAQVAEVLITGLDHESRQEYAAVARSRGLGQTRLFAKHLLKPSSLPVVTVVALTVGELLGGALIIETIFGRTGVGSLVQRSVSTQDLPVLQAVVSLAAVVFVVVNLVADLVYPLLDPRVRLEQPDPERQVSVA from the coding sequence ATGAACGCGAGCTACCTGCGGTTCGCCGGCCGGCGCCTGCTCCAGGCGGTCGTCGTGGTGCTGCTGGCGTACGTGTTCACCTTCGTGGTGATCAGCGTGCTGCCGGGCGACCCGGTGACCAACACGCTGCGCAACCCGGAGAACGGGTTCACCGAGGAGGAGATCGCCCGGATCGTGGCCTACTACGGCCTCGACCAGCCCGTGGCGGTCCAGCTCTGGCAGTCGTTGTCGCACTTCGTCGTCGGCGACCTCGGCGTCTCCCTGCGCTCCAACCTCCCGGTGACCCGCCTGATCGCCGAGGTGGTGCCGTCCACGCTGGCGCTCGCGGCGTCGGCCCTGGCGATGGCCCTGGTGCTCGCGTTCGCCATCGCCTACGGCACGCAGCACCTGCCGCGCCGGTACGGGCAGGGGGTGCTGCGGGCGTTCCCGTCGCTGTTCCTGTCCGTGCCGGCCTTCGTGGTGGGCCTGCTGCTCATCCAGGTCTTCGCCTTCCAGCTCGGACTCTTCCGGGTGATCGAGCCCGACAGCGCGTGGGCCACGTTCTTCGCCGCCGTCGCGCTCGGCATCCCGGTCTCCGCCCAGGTGGCCGAGGTGCTGATCACGGGGCTCGACCACGAGTCCCGGCAGGAGTACGCGGCCGTCGCCCGGTCCCGCGGGCTCGGGCAGACGCGGTTGTTCGCCAAGCACCTGCTCAAGCCGTCGTCCCTGCCGGTGGTGACCGTGGTCGCCCTGACCGTGGGCGAGCTGCTGGGTGGCGCGCTCATCATCGAGACGATCTTCGGCCGCACCGGCGTCGGCAGCCTCGTGCAGCGCTCGGTCTCCACGCAGGACCTGCCCGTGCTCCAGGCGGTGGTCTCGCTGGCGGCCGTGGTGTTCGTCGTCGTCAACCTGGTCGCCGACCTCGTCTACCCGCTGCTCGACCCCCGCGTCCGGCTGGAGCAGCCCGACCCCGAGAGGCAGGTGAGCGTCGCATGA
- a CDS encoding ABC transporter permease encodes MTATTVVGTWRTTPVRAWSRSVPPTVLLSFAVLLVVLLWSLLPGVFASQDPVNGVPADKLLGPSAAHWFGTDHLGRDLYARVVHGTASSVTSALVAVTIGVVVGGAIGLVAGSAGGWTDTVLARVVDVLLAIPSFLLAVVIVSALGFQTVNAAIATGVSAVAVFARVMRAEVIKTRRAVFVEASVLQGGSRTHILLRHVLPNASRSLLALAVLQFGLSVLVIAGLAFLGYGDPPPASDWGLLVSSGKDYPTAPWLVYAPALVVVATVLSVNRVSRWLRRTA; translated from the coding sequence ATGACCGCCACCACCGTCGTCGGCACCTGGCGCACGACGCCCGTCCGCGCCTGGTCCCGCTCCGTCCCGCCCACCGTGCTGCTCTCGTTCGCGGTGCTCCTGGTCGTGCTGCTCTGGTCGCTCCTGCCCGGGGTCTTCGCCAGCCAGGACCCGGTCAACGGCGTCCCCGCGGACAAGCTCCTCGGCCCGAGCGCCGCCCACTGGTTCGGCACGGACCACCTGGGCCGCGACCTGTACGCGCGGGTCGTGCACGGCACGGCCTCCTCGGTCACGAGCGCGCTCGTCGCCGTCACGATCGGCGTCGTCGTCGGGGGAGCCATCGGCCTGGTGGCAGGGTCCGCCGGCGGCTGGACCGACACGGTCCTGGCCCGTGTCGTCGACGTGCTGCTCGCCATCCCGAGCTTCCTGCTCGCCGTGGTGATCGTCAGCGCGCTCGGCTTCCAGACCGTCAACGCGGCCATCGCCACCGGCGTCTCCGCCGTGGCCGTGTTCGCCCGCGTCATGCGCGCCGAGGTGATCAAGACGCGCCGCGCCGTGTTCGTCGAGGCGTCCGTGCTGCAGGGCGGCTCGCGCACCCACATCCTCCTGCGGCACGTGCTGCCCAACGCCTCGCGCTCGCTGCTGGCGCTCGCGGTGCTCCAGTTCGGGCTGTCCGTGCTCGTGATCGCGGGCCTCGCGTTCCTCGGCTACGGCGACCCGCCGCCGGCGTCCGACTGGGGCCTGCTCGTCTCCTCCGGCAAGGACTACCCGACGGCGCCGTGGCTCGTGTACGCGCCCGCGCTCGTCGTCGTCGCGACGGTGCTGTCCGTCAACCGGGTCAGCCGCTGGCTGCGCCGCACCGCCTGA
- a CDS encoding dipeptide ABC transporter ATP-binding protein, which produces MTVTAAAPAGLAAPVSSDLLRVEGLSVAYGRTQVVSDVSFTLGRGESLALIGESGSGKSTIARSLLRLLPDGGAARGRVEFEGRDVLALPERRFRPLRGRALGFVPQDPGSSLNAVRTIGSQAQEAAALTGERDAGARRRLILDTFAQVGLDDPERVHDSYPHQLSGGMLQRVLIGLAVLPRPALLVADEPTSALDVTIQKRILDLLSELRADLGISLLLITHDLAIAAERADSLVVLRDGVVQEAGPTAEVFAAPRSDYARELQADVPALNPDRYRAVREARGGAVGAAAGAAAADSPDAAEAGPAGAVPRIELRGVTRTFAVDGRRLTALDDVSFAVPRGTTHALVGESGSGKTTAVRLLLGLDRADAGEILVDGEAVHGRSAAGLRAVRRHLQLVYQNPFTSLDPTWRVERLVREPLDRFGVGDRAERSGRVREALDAVGLAEGLLSRRPGALSGGQRQRVAIARALVLRPDVLVLDEPTSALDVSVQADIVEVLVRLQAELGLTYVFVSHDLALVRQLADTVSVLHRGRVVEKGEVEQIFASPSEEYTTRLLSSIPHPLIRG; this is translated from the coding sequence ATGACCGTGACCGCCGCCGCGCCCGCGGGCCTCGCCGCCCCCGTCTCGTCCGACCTGCTGCGCGTCGAGGGGCTGTCGGTCGCCTACGGGCGCACGCAGGTCGTCTCGGACGTGAGCTTCACGCTCGGCCGCGGCGAGAGCCTCGCCCTGATCGGCGAGTCCGGGTCGGGCAAGTCCACGATCGCCCGCTCGCTCCTGCGCCTGCTGCCCGACGGCGGCGCGGCTCGCGGGCGGGTCGAGTTCGAGGGGCGCGACGTCCTCGCGCTCCCCGAGCGGCGGTTCCGCCCGCTGCGCGGCCGGGCCCTCGGGTTCGTGCCGCAGGACCCGGGCAGCTCGCTCAACGCGGTGCGCACCATCGGGTCCCAGGCGCAGGAGGCCGCGGCGCTGACCGGCGAGCGCGACGCCGGCGCCCGGCGGAGGCTGATCCTCGACACGTTCGCGCAGGTGGGCCTGGACGACCCGGAGCGCGTCCACGACTCCTACCCGCACCAGCTCTCGGGCGGCATGCTGCAGCGCGTGCTCATCGGGCTCGCGGTGCTGCCCCGGCCCGCGCTGCTGGTCGCGGACGAGCCGACCTCCGCCCTCGACGTGACCATCCAGAAGCGCATCCTCGACCTGCTCTCCGAGCTGCGGGCCGACCTCGGCATCAGCCTCCTGCTCATCACGCACGACCTCGCGATCGCCGCCGAGCGCGCCGACTCGCTCGTCGTCCTGCGCGACGGCGTGGTCCAGGAGGCGGGGCCGACGGCGGAGGTGTTCGCCGCGCCCCGGTCCGACTACGCGCGTGAGCTGCAGGCCGACGTCCCGGCGCTGAACCCGGACCGGTACCGGGCGGTGCGGGAGGCCCGGGGCGGTGCCGTCGGCGCTGCTGCTGGTGCTGCTGCGGCCGACTCGCCGGACGCCGCCGAGGCCGGGCCGGCCGGGGCCGTGCCCCGGATCGAGCTGCGCGGCGTGACCAGGACGTTCGCGGTGGACGGCCGCCGGCTCACCGCCCTCGACGACGTCTCCTTCGCCGTGCCGCGCGGCACCACGCATGCCCTGGTGGGGGAGTCCGGCTCGGGCAAGACGACGGCGGTGCGCCTCCTGCTCGGCCTCGACCGGGCCGACGCCGGCGAGATCCTCGTCGACGGCGAGGCCGTGCACGGCCGCTCCGCCGCGGGGCTGCGGGCCGTGCGGCGGCACCTGCAGCTCGTCTACCAGAACCCGTTCACGTCGCTCGACCCGACGTGGCGCGTCGAGCGGCTGGTGCGCGAGCCGCTCGACCGGTTCGGCGTCGGCGACCGTGCCGAGCGCTCCGGCCGCGTGCGGGAGGCGCTCGACGCCGTCGGGCTGGCCGAGGGCCTGCTGTCGCGGCGGCCCGGCGCGCTGTCGGGCGGGCAGCGGCAGCGTGTGGCGATCGCACGGGCGCTCGTGCTGCGCCCGGACGTGCTGGTGCTCGACGAGCCGACGTCGGCCCTGGACGTGAGCGTGCAGGCCGACATCGTGGAGGTGCTCGTACGCCTCCAGGCGGAGCTGGGCCTGACCTACGTCTTCGTGTCGCACGACCTCGCGCTGGTCCGCCAGCTCGCCGACACGGTCTCGGTGCTGCACCGCGGCCGCGTCGTGGAGAAGGGCGAGGTCGAGCAGATCTTCGCCTCCCCGTCCGAGGAGTACACGACCCGGCTCCTGAGCTCGATCCCGCACCCGCTGATCCGCGGCTGA